One window of Salegentibacter sp. Hel_I_6 genomic DNA carries:
- a CDS encoding DUF937 domain-containing protein, giving the protein MASILDLLNTQTGEQLVDKASAKTSEDKSKVTSVLGMALPLILGAMKRNANDPKGAENLDKALQSDKHNGEILNKLGDKNPEELSDEGSKILNHVLGAKQSGVSKTIAGALNIDEASVNNILEMAAPVIMGLLGQQKRKDNVDASGLSSLLGSVLGSNASHDQSLIESLLDADGDGNVIDDVAGMVFGNKKGKKGGSLLGGMLGGK; this is encoded by the coding sequence ATGGCTTCTATATTAGATTTACTAAACACACAAACCGGAGAGCAACTGGTAGATAAAGCAAGTGCTAAAACTTCTGAAGATAAAAGCAAAGTAACTTCTGTGCTGGGAATGGCCTTACCGCTAATTCTTGGGGCGATGAAGCGAAATGCAAACGATCCCAAGGGTGCAGAAAATTTGGATAAAGCACTGCAAAGCGATAAACATAATGGAGAAATTTTAAATAAACTAGGGGATAAAAATCCTGAGGAACTTTCTGACGAAGGCAGTAAGATTTTAAATCACGTTTTGGGAGCGAAACAAAGCGGAGTAAGCAAAACCATAGCTGGAGCTCTAAATATAGATGAAGCTTCAGTTAACAATATTCTCGAAATGGCAGCACCCGTTATAATGGGGTTATTAGGTCAACAAAAAAGAAAGGATAATGTGGATGCCTCAGGTTTATCTAGTCTTTTAGGTTCTGTATTGGGGTCTAATGCTTCTCACGATCAATCTCTAATCGAAAGTTTGCTTGATGCCGATGGTGATGGAAATGTTATAGATGATGTTGCAGGAATGGTTTTTGGTAATAAAAAAGGAAAAAAAGGCGGAAGTCTTCTTGGCGGTATGCTTGGGGGAAAATAA
- a CDS encoding D-2-hydroxyacid dehydrogenase, translating to MKILANDGLAKAGVEELEQAGFEVNSTKVAQEQLADFINSKGIQVLLVRSATKVDKAIIDACKDLKLIGRGGVGLDNIAVEYAENKGIKVINTPQAASSSVAELVFAHLFSGVRKLFDANRNMPLEGESRFKELKKSYSAGTELRGKTLGIIGFGRIGREVAKIALGLGMKVIASDKEEGEVKITLEFYNHQSIEIPIKTEPVEELIKHSDFITLHVPAQTKSLIGKKELAAMKPGVGIINAARGGVIDEVALLEAIEDGKVAFAGLDTFEAEPRPAIKLLMNEKLSLSPHIGASTLEAQERIGLELSKQIISHFKK from the coding sequence ATAAAAATTCTTGCTAACGACGGACTTGCAAAAGCCGGAGTAGAAGAATTGGAGCAGGCAGGTTTTGAAGTAAATAGCACTAAAGTAGCCCAGGAACAACTGGCAGATTTTATAAATTCTAAAGGAATTCAGGTTTTACTGGTTAGAAGTGCAACTAAAGTGGACAAGGCGATAATTGATGCCTGCAAAGACCTGAAATTAATTGGTCGTGGCGGAGTTGGTTTAGACAATATTGCAGTGGAATATGCCGAAAATAAAGGAATTAAGGTAATTAATACACCCCAGGCTGCTTCAAGCTCTGTTGCCGAATTGGTGTTTGCACATCTTTTCAGCGGAGTTAGAAAATTATTCGATGCAAATAGAAACATGCCTTTAGAAGGAGAATCCCGATTTAAAGAACTGAAAAAATCCTATTCCGCAGGAACTGAACTTCGGGGCAAAACTTTAGGAATTATTGGTTTTGGACGCATAGGCCGTGAAGTCGCTAAAATTGCTTTGGGTCTTGGGATGAAGGTAATTGCCAGCGATAAGGAAGAAGGAGAAGTGAAAATTACGCTGGAATTTTATAATCATCAAAGTATAGAAATACCTATAAAAACCGAACCGGTAGAAGAGCTAATAAAACATTCAGATTTTATCACCTTACACGTGCCTGCGCAAACTAAATCTCTAATAGGAAAAAAAGAATTAGCTGCAATGAAGCCTGGTGTGGGAATCATTAATGCCGCCCGTGGAGGGGTAATAGATGAAGTTGCACTTCTGGAAGCCATTGAAGATGGCAAAGTTGCTTTTGCCGGCTTAGATACTTTTGAAGCCGAGCCAAGACCGGCTATCAAATTATTGATGAACGAGAAGCTTTCTCTAAGTCCGCATATTGGTGCTTCAACTTTAGAGGCCCAGGAACGCATAGGTTTGGAACTCTCAAAACAAATTATTTCGCATTTTAAAAAGTAA
- a CDS encoding TIGR02757 family protein yields the protein MTKSELKSFLDFKAEQYNTPEFIDSDPIQIPHQFSKKEDIEIAGFLTATIAWGNRKSILKNANRLMQMLDQSPYDFILNHSESDLETLSGFVHRTFNEIDLVYFISALKNIYKNHGGIETIFTANAEEKSLQPAIHEFKKVFFEIPHPPRTQKHVSDPLKNSAAKRINMYLRWMVRKDNTGVDFGIWRNLDASQLSCPLDVHSGNVARKLKLLKRKANDAKALTELDKALRRLDAADPVKYDFALFGLGVFEKY from the coding sequence TTGACAAAGAGCGAACTCAAATCTTTTCTCGACTTTAAAGCCGAACAATACAATACACCTGAATTTATAGACTCAGATCCTATCCAAATTCCGCATCAATTCAGTAAAAAAGAAGATATAGAAATTGCTGGTTTTCTCACCGCCACAATCGCCTGGGGAAACCGAAAGAGCATTCTTAAAAATGCAAATCGGTTAATGCAAATGCTGGATCAAAGTCCGTATGATTTCATTTTAAATCATTCAGAAAGTGATCTTGAAACCTTAAGCGGCTTTGTTCACCGAACTTTTAATGAAATAGACCTGGTTTATTTTATTTCAGCTTTAAAGAATATTTATAAAAATCATGGAGGCATTGAAACTATTTTTACTGCAAATGCCGAAGAAAAATCGCTTCAACCGGCAATTCATGAATTTAAAAAAGTATTTTTTGAAATTCCGCATCCACCTCGCACGCAAAAACACGTTAGTGATCCTCTAAAGAATTCGGCTGCCAAAAGAATAAATATGTACTTACGTTGGATGGTAAGAAAAGACAATACCGGCGTAGATTTTGGAATTTGGAGGAATCTTGATGCCTCGCAATTAAGTTGTCCTCTAGATGTGCACTCCGGCAATGTAGCCAGGAAATTAAAACTCTTAAAGCGAAAGGCCAACGATGCTAAAGCTTTAACAGAATTAGATAAAGCTCTAAGAAGGCTTGATGCCGCTGATCCTGTGAAATATGACTTCGCTCTATTTGGTTTAGGCGTATTTGAAAAATATTAG
- a CDS encoding DUF5916 domain-containing protein has translation MLPKTWLFYLFCIFSHQMIAQVDSLSRKNYTATKTEFAPTIDGFLDEEIWKNLPEANEFVMYYPGDGDPIPSSHKTTVKLAYDNEALYIAAFLIDETPENIVRQFTQRDNLEQSDYFQIDINTYDDGENQIRFAVTAAGTRADAKITGNNEDFGFNIVWEAAVSQDENGWYAEIRIPYAALRFPEKKEQEWGIQFLRQISHRNESYTWNYVNKAIGQMSQQTGLLTGIKNIDPPTRLSFYPYTSAETDRFNGQTESNFNAGLDVKYGISKAFTLDMTLVPDFGQADFDNVELNLGPFEQIFGENRAFFTEGTELFTKGDLFYSRRVGNAPIGFNDAQREKLDSEEILENPERTDLLNALKISGRTERGLGVGFFNAITAETKAIFRDTITGRSREKITEPLANYNILVLDQRFNKNSSISLINTNVTREGNFRDGNVTGFLFDVFNKSNSFNIVGEAKMSNVNLQGQNETGFASLFSLRRTKGNFRYGVSHELANETYDINDLGISFINNYNNFFLNTSYQTFEPTGIFNQYNIELYGNHQRRYRPDMNVASGAGLSIFAMTRDRFAFGGFAEVNSAFKDFFEPRRENTFVTYEPNITGNAWISSDYRKKLAIDIRSTYQVFGENSRESFNFSFKPRVRFNDRFLVIYGFEYSNEVNRPSFVTLQPRNVIFGNRAMKSFENSLQANYNFTTKQALNLSFRNFWSVAEFEEGKFSKLNSDGSLSSVDYDREENYNPDANFNIWNLDLSYRWQFAPGSEAILLYRNSIFNQDELSYLDFQQSLDNLFDRPARHNLSLRIVYYVDYNHIKNIFNS, from the coding sequence ATGCTCCCTAAAACCTGGTTATTTTACTTATTCTGCATTTTCTCTCATCAGATGATTGCACAAGTAGATAGTCTTTCACGAAAAAACTATACAGCAACAAAAACTGAATTCGCTCCTACTATAGATGGATTTTTAGACGAAGAAATATGGAAAAACCTTCCTGAAGCCAACGAGTTCGTTATGTATTATCCCGGTGATGGAGATCCAATTCCTTCAAGTCATAAAACTACGGTGAAATTAGCTTACGATAACGAGGCACTTTATATCGCAGCTTTTTTAATAGACGAGACACCAGAGAATATTGTAAGGCAGTTTACGCAACGTGATAATTTAGAACAAAGTGATTATTTTCAGATAGATATTAATACCTATGACGATGGGGAAAATCAAATTAGGTTTGCCGTAACTGCCGCAGGAACCCGGGCAGATGCAAAAATAACCGGTAATAATGAAGATTTTGGTTTTAATATTGTTTGGGAAGCTGCAGTTTCTCAGGACGAAAATGGATGGTATGCCGAAATTCGTATTCCCTACGCGGCACTTCGTTTTCCGGAAAAAAAGGAACAGGAATGGGGAATTCAATTTTTAAGGCAAATTTCCCATAGAAATGAAAGCTATACCTGGAATTATGTAAACAAAGCTATTGGCCAAATGAGTCAGCAAACTGGTTTACTTACCGGGATTAAAAATATAGACCCTCCTACCCGACTTAGTTTTTATCCCTACACATCGGCAGAAACAGATAGATTTAATGGCCAAACCGAAAGTAATTTTAATGCCGGTTTGGATGTGAAATATGGAATAAGCAAAGCTTTCACTTTAGACATGACCTTAGTTCCAGATTTTGGACAGGCAGATTTTGATAATGTAGAACTTAACTTAGGCCCTTTCGAACAGATTTTTGGGGAAAACCGTGCGTTTTTTACTGAAGGAACTGAACTTTTTACCAAAGGCGATCTCTTTTATTCTCGAAGAGTGGGAAATGCTCCCATTGGATTTAATGACGCGCAACGGGAAAAACTTGATTCTGAAGAAATCCTGGAAAATCCAGAAAGAACCGATCTTTTAAATGCTTTAAAAATATCTGGCAGAACTGAGCGCGGACTGGGTGTTGGCTTTTTTAATGCAATTACCGCAGAAACCAAGGCAATTTTTAGAGATACAATTACCGGAAGAAGCCGGGAGAAAATTACCGAACCCCTGGCCAATTATAACATCCTTGTACTAGACCAGCGTTTTAATAAGAATTCTTCTATTAGTTTAATTAATACCAATGTGACAAGAGAAGGCAACTTTAGAGATGGAAATGTAACAGGGTTTCTATTTGACGTTTTTAATAAATCTAACTCCTTTAATATAGTTGGAGAAGCAAAAATGAGCAATGTAAATTTACAGGGACAAAATGAAACCGGCTTTGCTTCTTTATTTTCTTTAAGACGAACTAAAGGAAATTTTAGATATGGTGTGTCTCATGAACTCGCAAATGAAACTTATGACATTAATGATCTTGGAATAAGTTTCATCAATAACTATAACAATTTTTTCCTGAATACTTCTTATCAAACCTTTGAACCTACCGGGATTTTTAACCAGTATAATATTGAGTTATATGGAAATCATCAGCGGCGTTATCGGCCTGATATGAATGTTGCCAGTGGTGCGGGTTTGAGCATTTTTGCCATGACTCGTGACCGATTTGCATTTGGAGGTTTCGCCGAGGTAAATTCAGCTTTTAAAGATTTTTTTGAACCACGCCGGGAAAACACTTTTGTAACTTACGAACCAAATATTACCGGAAATGCCTGGATTTCTTCAGATTACCGAAAAAAATTAGCTATAGATATACGCTCTACTTACCAGGTTTTTGGTGAAAATTCCCGAGAAAGTTTTAATTTCAGTTTTAAACCCAGAGTTAGATTCAATGATAGGTTTTTAGTGATCTATGGTTTTGAATATAGTAATGAAGTTAACCGGCCAAGTTTCGTAACACTGCAGCCCCGTAATGTTATCTTCGGAAATAGAGCTATGAAAAGCTTTGAAAACTCGCTTCAGGCGAATTATAATTTTACCACAAAACAGGCGCTAAATTTAAGTTTTAGAAATTTTTGGTCTGTTGCTGAATTTGAAGAAGGAAAATTTTCAAAATTAAATTCTGATGGAAGCTTAAGTTCGGTAGATTATGATAGAGAAGAAAATTATAATCCTGATGCCAATTTTAATATCTGGAATTTAGACTTAAGCTACCGCTGGCAGTTTGCGCCCGGCAGTGAGGCCATTTTACTCTACCGAAATTCCATATTTAATCAGGATGAATTAAGTTATCTCGATTTTCAACAAAGTTTGGATAATTTATTTGATAGACCGGCTAGGCACAATTTAAGCCTACGTATTGTGTATTATGTGGACTATAACCATATTAAAAACATATTCAATTCTTAA
- a CDS encoding DUF6787 family protein has translation MNKLKARWGIDSNWQVFIILIVFAITGSTSAKLAVPLCNFLGIYEASSHWAVYWSARIFLIFPIYQVLLVSFGWIFGQFQFFWAFEKKMLSRIGFAKLFQ, from the coding sequence ATGAATAAATTAAAAGCACGTTGGGGTATTGATTCTAATTGGCAGGTTTTTATAATTCTTATCGTATTCGCCATTACGGGATCCACTTCAGCCAAATTGGCTGTCCCACTATGTAATTTTCTGGGAATTTACGAAGCTTCTTCGCACTGGGCAGTTTACTGGAGCGCAAGGATCTTCCTCATTTTTCCTATTTACCAGGTTTTATTAGTAAGCTTTGGTTGGATTTTTGGCCAGTTTCAGTTTTTCTGGGCATTTGAAAAAAAGATGCTAAGTAGAATAGGCTTTGCTAAATTATTTCAGTAA
- a CDS encoding ABC transporter ATP-binding protein: MITAKNIHKYYGDLHVLKGLDLHIQKSEIVSIVGASGAGKTTLLQILGTLDKPEKNKDSTLQINDTDIYKLSSRELSKFRNKNIGFIFQFHQLLPEFTALENICIPAFIHNTPKEKAEKRAKELLGFLGLENRANHKPGELSGGEQQRIAVARSLINNPAVIFADEPSGNLDTESAENLHRLFFQLRDEFQQTFVIVTHNEELADMADRKITMQDGKIIDKHEIQ; the protein is encoded by the coding sequence ATGATTACAGCTAAAAATATTCATAAATACTACGGAGACCTCCACGTCCTTAAAGGTCTCGATCTTCATATTCAAAAAAGCGAAATTGTTTCTATTGTAGGAGCTTCAGGCGCTGGTAAAACCACCTTGCTTCAAATTTTAGGGACTTTAGATAAGCCTGAGAAAAACAAAGATTCTACACTACAAATAAACGATACCGATATTTATAAGCTTTCTTCGCGGGAATTATCCAAATTCAGAAATAAAAATATTGGGTTTATTTTTCAGTTTCACCAGCTACTCCCCGAGTTTACGGCTTTAGAAAACATCTGTATTCCTGCTTTTATTCACAATACCCCCAAGGAAAAGGCTGAAAAACGCGCCAAAGAGCTTCTGGGCTTCCTTGGTCTTGAAAACAGGGCAAATCATAAACCCGGTGAACTTAGTGGTGGTGAGCAGCAGCGTATTGCAGTAGCCCGATCACTAATTAATAATCCTGCAGTAATTTTTGCTGATGAACCTTCAGGAAATTTGGATACCGAATCTGCCGAAAACCTGCACCGTTTATTCTTTCAATTAAGAGACGAATTTCAGCAAACTTTTGTAATTGTGACTCATAATGAGGAACTCGCCGATATGGCCGACAGGAAAATCACCATGCAGGATGGGAAAATAATTGATAAGCACGAAATTCAGTAA
- the msrA gene encoding peptide-methionine (S)-S-oxide reductase MsrA: MNSENLELATLAGGCFWCTEAVFQRLNGVEQVLSGFTGGNIKNPAYREIITGRTGHAEAIQIRFNSEVISFKDLLYVFFATHDPTTLNRQQNDVGTQYRSAVFYHSDAQKQSAEKVIGELEEKGIFDNKIVTEISAVKDFYTAEKEHQDFYNQHRQQPYCQFIIDPKIKKLTEVFSDKLKQEKNGL, encoded by the coding sequence ATGAATTCAGAAAATTTAGAATTGGCAACTTTAGCAGGAGGTTGTTTTTGGTGTACCGAAGCTGTATTTCAACGTTTAAATGGAGTAGAGCAGGTGCTATCAGGATTTACCGGCGGAAATATAAAAAACCCTGCCTATAGAGAAATAATAACAGGGAGAACTGGTCACGCTGAAGCTATACAAATTAGGTTTAATTCTGAAGTTATAAGCTTTAAAGATCTGTTATATGTGTTTTTTGCAACCCACGATCCAACTACTTTAAATCGCCAGCAAAATGATGTGGGTACGCAATATCGCAGTGCGGTTTTTTATCATTCAGACGCTCAAAAACAAAGTGCCGAAAAAGTGATAGGTGAGTTGGAAGAAAAAGGGATTTTTGACAATAAAATAGTAACCGAGATAAGTGCGGTTAAAGATTTTTATACTGCAGAAAAAGAACATCAGGATTTCTATAACCAGCACCGGCAACAGCCTTATTGCCAGTTTATAATAGATCCAAAAATAAAAAAACTAACTGAAGTTTTTTCAGATAAACTGAAACAAGAAAAAAATGGCTTATAA
- a CDS encoding YihY/virulence factor BrkB family protein codes for MSEFDTDRSEFSKPTKIPFSGWKKIIFIVKDKIDENNLGIVSAGVAFYAFLAIFPAVMALVSIYGLAVSPAQIESQLTQLGSMIPDEAFGIVQERLEAFISTSGNTLGWGMAIGILFSIWSANKGMKSLFTGIDISYGTRSNRGFIKQNALTLLFTFGSIIQVILSMGLIVAFPAVVGELGLPQDIENLISWLRWPILAIIVGFFLCLVYKFAPERTNPKLRWVIPGALLATILWLIASWCFSFYVSNFGSYGEVYGSIAAVVIMMLWLSITCFTVLLGAQVNSASERYAKKINSFK; via the coding sequence ATGTCAGAGTTTGATACAGATAGGTCAGAATTTTCTAAACCTACCAAAATTCCTTTTTCCGGTTGGAAGAAGATCATATTTATCGTTAAAGACAAAATAGATGAAAACAATTTAGGTATTGTTTCTGCCGGAGTTGCCTTTTACGCTTTTTTAGCGATTTTTCCCGCGGTTATGGCGCTTGTTTCTATTTACGGGTTGGCTGTTAGTCCGGCTCAAATTGAAAGTCAATTAACCCAGCTGGGTTCAATGATTCCAGATGAAGCTTTTGGTATTGTACAGGAGCGCTTAGAAGCGTTTATTTCTACCTCAGGAAATACTCTTGGCTGGGGAATGGCTATAGGTATATTATTTAGTATTTGGAGTGCCAATAAAGGAATGAAATCTCTATTTACCGGTATCGATATTTCCTACGGCACACGAAGTAACCGCGGATTTATCAAACAGAACGCACTTACCTTATTATTCACTTTTGGCTCCATCATCCAGGTGATTTTGAGTATGGGTTTAATCGTTGCCTTTCCTGCTGTGGTAGGAGAATTGGGTTTGCCTCAAGATATAGAAAACTTAATAAGCTGGCTGCGTTGGCCAATTTTAGCCATAATTGTTGGTTTTTTTCTTTGCCTGGTTTATAAATTTGCACCAGAACGCACCAATCCTAAATTAAGATGGGTGATTCCCGGAGCCCTCCTGGCTACCATATTATGGCTTATTGCTTCCTGGTGTTTTTCCTTTTATGTGAGTAATTTTGGAAGTTATGGTGAAGTTTATGGTTCTATAGCAGCAGTGGTTATTATGATGCTATGGCTTTCTATCACTTGTTTTACCGTTCTTTTGGGCGCCCAAGTTAATTCAGCTTCAGAAAGATATGCAAAGAAGATAAATTCCTTTAAATAA
- the folE gene encoding GTP cyclohydrolase I FolE, producing the protein MAYKFKEEYNIEVTDGLQQNYKDILGGIGEDVSREGIVNTPERAAKAMQFLTQGYKMDAETILNKAMFKESYDEMVVVKDIELYSLCEHHMLPFFGKAHIAYIPNGHIVGLSKLPRVVDVFARRLQVQERLTHDILECINNTLKPKGVAVVIEAVHMCMMMRGVQKQNSATTTSGFRGQFQKIETRNEFLKLISSDLR; encoded by the coding sequence ATGGCTTATAAATTTAAAGAAGAATATAATATTGAAGTTACTGATGGGCTTCAGCAAAATTATAAAGATATCCTTGGCGGTATTGGAGAGGATGTGAGCCGTGAGGGCATAGTGAATACACCGGAACGCGCGGCGAAAGCAATGCAGTTCCTAACGCAAGGCTATAAAATGGATGCTGAAACCATTCTAAACAAAGCCATGTTTAAAGAAAGCTATGATGAAATGGTGGTGGTAAAAGATATCGAGTTGTATTCTCTTTGCGAACACCATATGTTACCATTTTTTGGAAAAGCCCACATTGCATATATTCCCAACGGACATATAGTTGGTTTAAGCAAACTGCCAAGAGTGGTAGATGTTTTCGCACGCAGGTTGCAGGTACAGGAGCGATTAACACATGATATTCTGGAGTGCATTAACAATACTCTTAAACCAAAAGGAGTTGCCGTAGTTATTGAAGCTGTGCATATGTGTATGATGATGAGGGGAGTACAAAAACAAAATAGTGCAACCACAACTTCAGGATTTCGTGGTCAATTTCAAAAAATAGAAACCCGAAATGAATTTCTAAAATTAATTAGCTCAGATCTTAGATAA
- a CDS encoding TonB-dependent receptor codes for MKSLLFSLLFIALSPIISAQNSFSGQITNADTGEPVFSANVYFPELGKGDMSDMDGNFTIKNIPNGKFKVLISSVGFTTYSNELDFPETSTLNITLEKSAIEMEEVIVSTPFHQLQSENVMRVERENVADLNRKGALTLSDGITQIAGVESLTTGVGIGKPVIRGLSSNRVLVYTQGVRLENQQYGDEHGLGISSKGIESVEVIKGPASLLYGSDAIGGVLYLNPERYASENTTNAEADVNYFSNTQGYQGSVMAKTSGEKLKFLARGSYAAHSDYETGDGERVTNTRFNETDFKAGIGYQDAKFKTDLRYNFNKSNIGIPEEIGEQSTDKEPMLPFQEIDNHILSLENKLYLNNSSLDFKVGYQYNNRKEFEEHHHEEEHGEEEHEGEEEHHEEDGEGADHPALEMHLETLNYNLKYNLPRTGRFETILGVQGMHQTNTNYGEEILIPDATTTDFGVFATTHVHFDRWDFQGGLRFDSRKIDSEAVEPHEGEHGEEEREGEEHAEEEHGHEHEGGEIAAVNNSYKSINGALGAKYNITENLSARLNLATGFRAPNLSELTSNGSHHGTNRYEIGDQTLENEQNFQVDLSLEWRNKHFEAFVNGFHNTVNNYIYLEPTGELIDQNPVFEYTQNNAELYGGEIGVHIHPHPLDWLHIESSFETVTGKRNNGEYLPLIPANSLTNTFRLEFDNPENKIYSKYAFVRLKNVFDQNNVSAFETRTGGYGLLGAGFGGQFAVRSSEMRIGVSANNILNKNYISHLSRLKPDGIANIGRNISVSMRWLF; via the coding sequence ATGAAAAGCTTACTTTTCTCATTGCTCTTTATAGCTTTGAGCCCAATTATATCGGCCCAGAACAGTTTCTCTGGCCAAATTACCAATGCTGATACTGGCGAACCAGTATTTAGCGCCAATGTCTACTTTCCAGAACTTGGAAAAGGAGATATGAGCGATATGGATGGAAATTTCACGATTAAAAATATTCCCAATGGAAAATTTAAAGTCCTTATTTCATCAGTAGGTTTTACTACTTATTCCAACGAACTCGATTTTCCAGAAACTTCAACCTTGAACATCACTTTAGAGAAATCGGCCATAGAAATGGAAGAAGTGATTGTCTCTACTCCTTTTCATCAATTGCAAAGTGAGAATGTGATGCGTGTAGAACGTGAAAATGTAGCAGATTTAAACCGTAAAGGGGCCCTAACTTTAAGCGATGGAATTACTCAAATTGCCGGAGTAGAAAGTTTAACTACCGGGGTAGGAATTGGAAAACCTGTAATTCGTGGTTTGAGTTCTAACCGGGTTTTAGTTTACACCCAGGGAGTTCGATTGGAGAACCAGCAGTATGGTGACGAGCATGGGCTGGGAATAAGCTCAAAAGGAATTGAAAGTGTTGAGGTTATAAAAGGCCCTGCTTCCCTACTCTATGGAAGCGATGCTATTGGCGGCGTTCTTTATCTAAATCCTGAACGCTATGCTTCAGAAAATACAACTAATGCTGAAGCTGATGTAAATTATTTCAGTAATACCCAGGGTTACCAGGGAAGCGTAATGGCTAAAACTTCTGGCGAAAAACTAAAATTTCTAGCTCGAGGAAGTTACGCGGCGCATAGTGATTACGAAACCGGCGACGGGGAAAGAGTGACCAATACCCGATTTAATGAAACCGATTTTAAAGCAGGAATAGGTTATCAGGATGCGAAATTCAAAACCGATTTAAGGTATAATTTCAATAAATCTAATATTGGAATTCCGGAAGAAATAGGCGAACAATCTACAGATAAAGAGCCAATGTTACCGTTCCAGGAGATAGATAACCATATTTTAAGTTTAGAAAATAAGCTATACCTCAACAATTCCAGCCTTGACTTTAAAGTGGGGTATCAATATAATAACCGGAAAGAGTTTGAAGAGCATCATCATGAAGAGGAACATGGCGAGGAAGAACACGAAGGTGAAGAAGAGCATCATGAAGAGGATGGAGAGGGTGCAGATCATCCAGCATTAGAAATGCATTTAGAGACTTTAAATTATAACCTTAAATATAACCTGCCAAGAACAGGAAGGTTTGAGACAATTTTAGGGGTTCAGGGTATGCACCAAACCAATACTAATTACGGCGAAGAAATTTTAATTCCAGATGCCACCACAACAGATTTTGGAGTATTTGCTACTACTCACGTTCATTTTGATAGATGGGATTTCCAGGGTGGTTTACGATTTGACTCCCGCAAAATTGATAGTGAAGCTGTAGAACCTCACGAGGGGGAACACGGCGAAGAAGAACGCGAAGGTGAAGAACACGCCGAAGAAGAGCACGGTCACGAGCACGAAGGAGGAGAAATAGCCGCAGTAAACAACTCATATAAAAGTATTAATGGTGCTTTGGGGGCAAAATACAATATCACAGAAAACCTGAGTGCCAGGTTAAATCTTGCTACCGGTTTTAGAGCACCAAATTTATCTGAATTAACTTCTAACGGTTCTCACCACGGCACAAACCGTTATGAAATTGGAGATCAAACGCTGGAAAATGAACAAAATTTCCAGGTAGATCTATCTTTAGAATGGCGAAATAAACATTTTGAAGCTTTTGTAAACGGATTTCATAATACTGTAAATAATTATATTTATCTCGAACCTACTGGGGAATTAATAGATCAAAATCCTGTTTTTGAATATACTCAAAACAATGCTGAACTATATGGTGGTGAAATTGGCGTTCATATTCATCCACATCCATTAGATTGGCTACATATAGAAAGCAGTTTTGAAACGGTAACAGGGAAAAGAAATAATGGCGAATATCTACCTTTAATTCCGGCGAATTCTTTGACCAATACTTTTAGATTAGAATTTGATAATCCCGAAAATAAAATCTACAGCAAATATGCATTTGTGAGATTAAAGAATGTATTTGACCAAAATAATGTGAGTGCTTTTGAAACGCGCACCGGCGGCTACGGACTTTTAGGCGCTGGATTTGGAGGTCAATTTGCAGTAAGATCTTCCGAAATGCGAATTGGGGTAAGTGCAAACAACATTTTAAATAAAAATTATATATCCCACCTTTCTCGACTAAAACCTGATGGTATTGCTAATATTGGCAGGAATATTTCGGTTTCTATGAGATGGTTATTTTAA
- a CDS encoding DUF6146 family protein, with the protein MKNFIYIILLGLFIYSCGSSKDRRLRDSQINEDTVRIANDSLEYEIIIIEPGFNLFINSIARPEGYYSQQYLENKNRMLVTEYNQRVTQPQVYNPDLYLQQINYEPNIDYGYEVNYLLYNYFVFFSRHYNQRFSVPTRI; encoded by the coding sequence ATGAAGAATTTCATTTATATAATACTACTGGGGCTATTTATATACAGTTGCGGAAGTTCAAAAGACAGAAGGCTTAGAGATTCTCAAATTAACGAGGATACCGTTCGTATTGCAAACGATAGCCTGGAATACGAGATTATTATCATAGAACCGGGGTTCAACCTTTTTATTAATTCTATTGCGAGACCAGAAGGTTATTACTCCCAGCAATACTTAGAAAATAAAAATCGCATGTTGGTTACAGAATACAATCAACGAGTAACCCAACCCCAGGTTTATAATCCTGATCTTTATTTACAACAAATAAATTACGAACCTAATATAGATTATGGGTACGAGGTAAATTACTTATTATACAATTATTTCGTCTTTTTCAGTAGGCACTATAATCAGCGATTCTCCGTGCCCACGCGCATTTAA